A window of the Brassica oleracea var. oleracea cultivar TO1000 chromosome C1, BOL, whole genome shotgun sequence genome harbors these coding sequences:
- the LOC106323334 gene encoding pentatricopeptide repeat-containing protein At3g14330-like, translated as MPPLGTFLKNHHTNCVSSQVAHVATLQAYLSPLRSQSLTHSRFLRAPFRQHTTHLSKSANLDEAVVTLSSLSSPEPYTDALHACISAKSLHHGQKIHSLILNNPKLRRDPKLLTKLITLFSVCRRLDLARKLFHDAKDSAFLTEEVWAAMAIAFSRNGSPREALVAYVEMLCSFVAPPGDFSISVALKACVEVKDLRFGRGVHAQIVKRRRKVDQVVENALLRLYMERGSLEDARKMFDGMSERNIVTWNSLVSVLSKKVRVHEMFNLFRKMQEERIGFSWATLTTILPACSRVAALLTGKEIHAQVVKSSERPDVPLLNSLVDMYGKCGEVVYARRIFDGMLNKDLTSWNIMLNSYAINGDIEEEIKLFDTMIESGVAPDGITFVALLSGCSDTGLTEYGVSLFERMKGEFRVSPALEHYACLVDILGRAGRIQEAVKVIESMPFKPSGSVWGSLLNSCRLHGNVSVGEIAAKELFVLEPHNPGNYVMVSNLYADAKMWDKVDKIREVMKQRGIKKEAGCSWVQVKDKIQIFVAGGGNEFRNSDEYKKVWSELQEAIEKSGYAPDTSVGIHDVDEATKVNWVCGHSERLATSYSLIHTGEGVPIRVTKNLRVCADCHEWMKIVSQVTGRVIVLRDTKRFHHFADGVCSCKDYW; from the coding sequence ATGCCTCCTCTAGGCACGTTCTTGAAAAATCATCACACAAACTGTGTCTCTTCCCAAGTTGCACATGTCGCCACTCTACAAGCCTACCTTTCTCCTCTAAGGTCTCAGAGTCTCACCCATTCAAGATTCTTACGAGCTCCATTCAGACAACACACAACACACCTGTCTAAATCCGCCAACCTCGACGAAGCCGTCGTCACTCTATCCTCACTCTCCAGCCCCGAGCCTTACACAGACGCTCTCCACGCATGCATCTCCGCTAAATCCCTCCACCACGGCCAAAAGATCCACTCTTTAATCCTCAACAACCCTAAACTCCGCCGCGACCCCAAGCTACTCACCAAACTCATCACCCTCTTCTCCGTCTGCCGCCGGCTAGACCTCGCTCGCAAACTCTTCCACGACGCCAAAGACTCAGCCTTTCTCACCGAGGAAGTCTGGGCGGCGATGGCGATCGCCTTCTCCAGAAACGGGTCGCCGAGGGAAGCTCTCGTCGCGTACGTCGAGATGCTGTGTAGCTTCGTAGCGCCGCCCGGGGATTTCTCGATCTCCGTGGCGTTGAAAGCGTGTGTCGAGGTTAAAGATCTTCGCTTTGGGAGAGGGGTGCATGCCCAGATCGTGAAACGGAGGAGGAAGGTTGATCAGGTGGTGGAGAATGCGCTGTTGAGGCTTTACATGGAGAGGGGATCTTTGGAAGATGCGCGCAAGATGTTCGATGGAATGTCTGAGAGGAATATTGTTACTTGGAACTCGCTTGTTTCGGTGCTTAGTAAGAAGGTTCGGGTTCACGAGATGTTTAACTTGTTTAGGAAGATGCAGGAAGAGAGGATTGGGTTTAGTTGGGCGACGCTGACGACGATACTGCCAGCTTGTTCGCGTGTGGCTGCTCTTCTTACAGGGAAGGAGATTCATGCGCAGGTTGTGAAGTCGAGTGAGAGACCTGATGTTCCTTTGCTTAACTCGTTGGTTGATATGTATGGGAAATGCGGTGAGGTTGTGTACGCTAGGAGGATCTTTGATGGGATGTTAAATAAGGATCTGACTTCATGGAACATTATGCTAAACTCTTACGCCATCAACGGTGATATCGAAGAAGAGATTAAACTCTTTGATACGATGATAGAGTCAGGTGTTGCACCAGATGGGATTACCTTTGTTGCTTTGTTATCTGGGTGTAGTGATACTGGCCTCACAGAGTATGGTGTAAGTTTGTTTGAGCGCATGAAAGGAGAGTTCAGAGTTTCACCTGCCTTGGAGCATTACGCTTGTTTGGTAGACATCTTGGGACGAGCGGGTAGAATCCAAGAAGCAGTCAAGGTGATAGAAAGTATGCCCTTTAAGCCAAGTGGATCCGTTTGGGGATCACTTCTTAACTCTTGCAGGCTCCATGGGAATGTTAGCGTAGGAGAGATTGCAGCAAAGGAGCTGTTTGTTCTTGAGCCTCATAACCCAGGGAACTACGTTATGGTTTCTAACTTATACGCTGATGCAAAGATGTGGGACAAGGTGGATAAGATCCGAGAGGTGATGAAACAGAGAGGGATCAAAAAGGAAGCTGGTTGCAGTTGGGTACAGGTTAAAGACAAGATACAAATCTTTGTTGCGGGTGGTGGAAACGAGTTTCGTAACTCGGATGAGTATAAGAAAGTATGGTCGGAACTACAAGAAGCAATTGAAAAATCAGGTTATGCTCCTGATACAAGCGTGGGGATTCATGATGTTGATGAAGCAACCAAGGTGAATTGGGTTTGTGGACATAGTGAGAGACTCGCGACGAGTTATTCTCTTATTCATACCGGTGAAGGGGTTCCGATTAGGGTTACTAAGAATCTGAGAGTGTGTGCGGATTGTCATGAATGGATGAAGATTGTGTCGCAAGTAACTGGGAGAGTTATTGTTCTTAGAGACACCAAACGGTTCCACCATTTCGCTGACGGTGTCTGCTCATGTAAAGACTACTGGTGA
- the LOC106317174 gene encoding pectinesterase/pectinesterase inhibitor 3-like isoform X1: MASSIKEIFSKDNFKKNKKIVLLSAAVALLLVAAVIGIAAGASKASGNRKKPLSPSSHAVLRSACSSTLYPELCISAVATSGGVKLTSQKDVIEASLNLTTIAVEHNYFTVKKLIKNRKGLTPREKTALHDCLETIDETLDELHETLEDLQMYPNKKTLREHAGDLKTLISSAITNQETCLDGFSHDDADKKVRKVLLKGQVHVEHMCSNALAMIKNMTDSDIANFELKAKSFSNNRKLKEEETTVSVDIAGAGEVDAEGWPTWLSAGDRRLLQGSSVRADATVAANGSGKFKTIAAAVAAAPDNSKRRYVIHIKAGVYRENVEVSKKKKNIMFMGDGRTRTIITGNRNVVDGSTTFHSATVAAVGERFLARDITFQNTAGPSKHQAVAFRVGSDFSAFYQCDMLAYQDTLYVHSNRQYFVKCLIAGTVDFIFGNAAVVLQDCDIHARRPNSGQKNMVTAQGRTDPNQNTGIVIQRCRIGATSDLQSVKGSFPTYLGRPWKEYSQTVIMQSDISDVIRPEGWSEWTGTFALNTLTYREYANKGAGAGTARRVKWRGFKGITAASEAQRYTAGQFIGGGGWLGSTGFPFSLGL; encoded by the exons ATGGCATCATCTATCAAAGAAATATTCTCCAAAGATAATTTCAAGAAAAACAAGAAAATTGTTTTACTATCTGCCGCCGTAGCTTTGCTCCTCGTGGCTGCCGTCATCGGAATCGCCGCCGGAGCTTCAAAAGCCAGCGGAAACAGAAAAAAACCTCTATCACCGTCCTCTCATGCCGTGCTAAGATCCGCTTGCAGTTCCACGCTGTACCCTGAGCTCTGCATCTCCGCCGTGGCCACGTCAGGCGGCGTCAAACTGACGTCGCAGAAAGACGTCATTGAGGCATCGCTTAACCTAACAACAATCGCCGTGGAACACAATTACTTCACGGTGAAGAAACTGATCAAGAACAGGAAAGGACTGACTCCACGTGAGAAGACGGCGCTTCATGACTGTTTGGAGACTATTGATGAGACGCTTGATGAGCTTCATGAGACACTGGAAGATCTCCAAATGTACCCTAACAAGAAAACTCTAAGGGAACACGCCGGTGATCTCAAAACCCTAATAAGCTCTGCCATTACCAACCAGGAGACTTGTCTCGACGGATTCTCTCATGATGATGCTGACAAGAAAGTCCGTAAGGTCTTGTTGAAGGGTCAG GTACACGTCGAGCACATGTGCAGCAACGCACTAGCAATGATCAAGAACATGACTGATAGCGACATAGCCAATTTCGAGCTAAAAGCTAAATCCTTCTCAAACAACCGTAAACTCAAGGAGGAGGAAACAACGGTGTCCGTAGATATTGCCGGCGCCGGAGAAGTAGACGCAGAGGGGTGGCCTACTTGGTTATCCGCGGGAGATAGGAGGCTTCTTCAAGGGTCTTCAGTGAGAGCCGATGCGACTGTGGCTGCTAACGGTAGCGGTAAATTCAAGACTATTGCGGCTGCTGTTGCAGCTGCCCCGGATAATAGTAAGAGGAGGTATGTGATACATATAAAAGCTGGTGTTTATAGAGAGAATGTGGAAGTGTCGAAGAAGAAAAAGAATATAATGTTTATGGGAGATGGTCGGACAAGAACTATTATTACTGGAAATAGAAACGTCGTCGACGGTAGCACCACCTTTCATTCTGCCACCGTTG CTGCTGTCGGCGAAAGGTTTCTAGCGCGTGACATCACTTTCCAGAACACAGCAGGTCCGTCTAAGCACCAAGCGGTGGCTTTCCGTGTCGGTTCTGATTTCTCCGCTTTTTACCAATGCGACATGTTAGCTTACCAAGACACTCTCTACGTCCACTCTAACCGTCAGTACTTCGTCAAGTGCCTCATCGCCGGAACCGTCGACTTCATCTTCGGAAATGCGGCCGTGGTTCTCCAAGACTGTGATATCCACGCTCGCCGACCAAACTCAGGCCAGAAAAACATGGTCACTGCCCAAGGAAGGACCGATCCTAACCAGAACACAGGGATCGTTATCCAAAGATGTAGGATCGGTGCCACGTCGGATTTGCAGTCCGTGAAAGGTAGTTTCCCGACGTATCTTGGTCGGCCGTGGAAAGAGTATTCACAAACAGTGATCATGCAGTCAGATATCTCGGACGTGATCCGACCCGAAGGGTGGTCCGAGTGGACCGGGACGTTTGCGTTGAACACTTTGACTTATAGAGAGTATGCGAACAAAGGAGCAGGGGCTGGAACTGCAAGAAGAGTGAAGTGGAGGGGCTTTAAGGGAATCACGGCTGCTTCTGAAGCTCAGAGATATACTGCTGGTCAGTTTATTGGTGGTGGAGGCTGGTTAGGTTCGACTGGTTTTCCTTTCTCTCTCGGTCTTTGA